A single candidate division SR1 bacterium Aalborg_AAW-1 DNA region contains:
- the mqo gene encoding Malate:quinone oxidoreductase produces the protein MKSQEQYNIILVGAGIMSATLATLLSELNPEYKIAIIERLDEMAQESSAAMNNAGTGHSAFCELNYTPQDKDGNISIAKAISIAEQFEISKQFWSSLVEKNSIADPSCFISQIPHSSLVFGEENVQYLKKRYQAMIHSPLFSDMQYSEDHEEIIKWMPLVMKGRDMSERIAATRMEIGTDVNFGALTKLMIDNLVQRQNVTLLLGKEVKDLTQLDDKSWSVEVGSTHGSNDHKTLTTKLIFLGAGGGALPLLQRSGIEERKQFGGFPVSGQWLICTNPDIVAQHEAKVYGKAALGAPPMSVPHLDTRMIDGKKALLFGPYAGFTTKYLKKGSFFDLFGSLRLYNIWTMLQAGARNLGLTKYLIEQVVQSSSTRFKALQEYMPSAEPKDWELIEAGYRVQVIKNDPKQGGILQFGTEVVVSEDKSLSTLLGASPGASTAVSVMINIIEQCFPQFIGKLPELIPSYGKALYQDTTLLKNMRDWTGKILKIHY, from the coding sequence TTGAAATCACAAGAACAGTATAATATTATCCTCGTAGGAGCTGGAATTATGAGTGCTACTCTGGCTACTCTCCTCTCTGAACTGAATCCTGAGTATAAGATTGCTATTATCGAGCGTTTGGATGAGATGGCACAAGAAAGTAGCGCTGCGATGAATAATGCAGGAACGGGACATTCAGCATTCTGTGAACTGAACTATACTCCACAAGATAAAGATGGAAATATCAGTATTGCAAAAGCAATCAGTATTGCAGAACAATTTGAGATTTCAAAACAGTTTTGGTCGAGTTTGGTCGAGAAGAATAGTATTGCAGATCCTTCTTGCTTTATATCTCAGATTCCTCATTCTAGTCTGGTCTTCTGAGAAGAAAATGTCCAATATCTCAAAAAACGTTACCAAGCTATGATACACTCTCCTCTCTTTTCAGATATGCAGTATAGTGAAGACCATGAAGAGATTATTAAGTGGATGCCTTTGGTTATGAAATGACGTGATATGAGTGAAAGAATAGCTGCAACTCGTATGGAAATTGGTACTGATGTGAATTTCGGAGCCCTTACGAAACTTATGATTGATAACTTAGTACAACGTCAGAATGTTACTCTTTTGCTATGAAAAGAGGTAAAAGATCTGACCCAGTTAGATGATAAGAGTTGGTCAGTTGAAGTAGGGTCGACTCATGGAAGTAACGATCATAAAACACTTACTACAAAACTTATCTTCTTATGAGCTGGTGGTGGTGCGCTGCCGCTTCTTCAGAGATCATGAATTGAAGAGAGAAAACAATTTGGCTGATTTCCTGTAAGCGGTCAGTGGCTCATCTGTACGAATCCTGATATTGTTGCACAACACGAAGCGAAAGTCTACGGTAAAGCAGCACTATGAGCTCCCCCTATGTCAGTTCCTCATTTGGATACTCGTATGATTGATGGGAAGAAAGCACTCCTCTTCTGACCCTACGCAGGGTTTACCACTAAGTATCTGAAGAAAGGTTCATTCTTCGATTTATTTGGTTCTCTTCGTCTCTATAATATCTGGACGATGTTGCAAGCAGGAGCAAGAAATCTTGGTCTGACAAAATATCTCATAGAGCAAGTGGTTCAGAGTTCATCTACACGTTTCAAAGCACTACAAGAATATATGCCAAGTGCTGAGCCTAAGGATTGGGAACTTATAGAAGCAGGATATCGTGTTCAAGTGATAAAAAATGATCCCAAACAATGAGGTATACTACAGTTTGGTACAGAAGTAGTTGTGTCAGAAGATAAATCTTTATCTACTCTTCTCTGAGCTTCTCCATGAGCTAGTACGGCAGTATCAGTCATGATTAATATTATAGAACAGTGTTTTCCACAATTCATTGGTAAGCTTCCAGAACTTATACCATCGTATGGTAAAGCACTTTATCAAGATACTACTCTTTTGAAAAACATGAGAGATTGGACAGGGAAGATATTAAAAATACATTATTAA
- a CDS encoding Major Facilitator Superfamily protein, which produces MQTNNNLKIFHTLLGNSLVASVTNFFIWFALVFWVFLQTHSLIASSLIGGFFALANMVTALQFGHIVDHNRKHAVITRSSIGSMLAYSIGAIIYFTTDPSVFTSIGSWQLWLLVVVLMSGTIIGNLRNIALSTSVSLLLPVEDHAKANGKIGTVNGVGFTLTSVASGLVIGFLGMGLAIAGAAVIMLLVIVHLLTFDIPEDKHVTHDTHPESGEPLSKKLNIRETIATINEVPGLFALIFFTTFNNFLGGVFMALMDPYGLLLVSVQTWGMIFAVTSLAFIGAGIYISKKGLGTNPLKTMFYVNIAMWLTCIYFVAQPSIWLLISGMIIWMFASPFAEASEATILQKVVPYEKQGRVFGIAQSIESAAMPITALLIGPIAELFFIPLMSEGGRGANLIGSWFGTGTGRGIAIVFMMAGVIGLIVTLIAYRSRYYKLLVNSYMNSNNETSDPNPGHPSEVGIN; this is translated from the coding sequence ATGCAAACAAACAATAATCTCAAAATTTTCCATACCTTATTAGGAAACTCACTTGTTGCTTCAGTAACTAACTTTTTTATATGGTTTGCTCTCGTCTTTTGGGTATTTCTCCAGACACATTCTCTCATCGCAAGTTCACTCATTGGAGGATTTTTTGCACTAGCAAATATGGTCACAGCACTCCAATTCGGTCACATAGTCGACCATAACCGTAAGCATGCCGTAATAACCCGATCGAGTATTGGATCGATGCTTGCGTATAGTATAGGTGCTATCATCTATTTTACTACTGACCCAAGTGTATTTACGAGTATTGGATCGTGGCAATTATGGTTATTAGTAGTAGTGTTAATGAGCGGAACTATCATCTGAAATCTTCGCAATATTGCACTTTCTACAAGCGTATCACTTCTCTTACCCGTAGAAGATCATGCAAAAGCAAATGGTAAAATCGGTACAGTAAATGGTGTCGGATTTACGCTTACCTCAGTAGCGAGTGGATTAGTGATAGGATTTCTTGGGATGGGATTGGCAATCGCTGGTGCGGCTGTAATCATGCTCTTAGTGATAGTACATCTCCTGACCTTTGATATACCAGAAGACAAACACGTAACTCACGACACTCACCCTGAGTCAGGAGAGCCTCTTTCCAAAAAACTCAACATCAGAGAGACGATTGCTACGATTAATGAAGTTCCTGGATTATTTGCTCTCATTTTCTTTACCACCTTCAATAATTTCCTTGGAGGAGTGTTCATGGCACTTATGGATCCTTATGGACTCTTACTTGTATCAGTACAAACATGGGGAATGATCTTTGCCGTAACGAGCCTTGCCTTCATCGGTGCTGGAATATATATTTCCAAAAAGTGACTCGGTACAAACCCACTCAAGACCATGTTTTACGTAAATATTGCAATGTGGTTGACCTGTATCTATTTTGTAGCACAGCCATCGATTTGGTTACTGATTTCAGGTATGATTATCTGGATGTTTGCAAGTCCCTTCGCAGAAGCATCAGAAGCTACGATCTTACAAAAAGTTGTACCCTACGAAAAACAAGGAAGAGTATTTGGGATCGCACAGAGTATCGAATCAGCAGCGATGCCAATTACCGCATTACTCATCGGTCCTATCGCAGAATTATTCTTCATACCTCTCATGAGTGAATGATGACGAGGAGCAAATCTCATCGGTTCTTGGTTTGGGACTGGGACTGGTCGTGGTATCGCTATCGTCTTTATGATGGCTGGTGTTATCTGACTTATCGTCACTCTCATCGCATATAGATCCAGATATTACAAACTCTTAGTCAACAGTTATATGAATTCAAACAATGAAACTTCTGACCCCAATCCAGGTCATCCTAGTGAAGTGGGTATTAACTAG